The Scomber scombrus chromosome 22, fScoSco1.1, whole genome shotgun sequence genome has a window encoding:
- the selenoo2 gene encoding selenoprotein O2, giving the protein MFAGQLGDGAVMYLGEVESGTHGRWEIQVKGAGVTPFSRDGDGRKVLRSSIREFLCSEAMAALGIPSTRAASLVTSDLCVSRDPLNSGQRIAERCSVVLRLAPSFIRFGSFEICLGRDGFSGLQGPSAGRHDIRAQLLDYVIETFFPSIQQGHSNRKNRNMTFFREVMVRTAKLVAQWQCVGFCHGVLNTDNMSILGLTLDYGPFGFMDRFDPDFVCNASDKRGRYSYQAQPSMCRWNLARLAEALGSELDAAKAGAILDEFMPTYETFYLCIMRKKLGLVRKEEAEDRELISDLLHLMHNTGADYTNSFHLLSRVPWPEEGDIERATVEPVVDLILEQCASIEELKVANKPTMEDRELAMILSMAQTNPVMFGIVADRPGVSKQLQLMSGLKELLETDQDELKEKQRDDWIRWASRYRRRLTRECDGTSDLSLIIKERLNVMNSTNPRFVLRNYIAQNAIKAAEKGDFSEVNRVLKILEKPYSDAFGLEQLDGSNACSEKEQKGRGVNIDYDRKPPAWAQKICIT; this is encoded by the exons ATGTTTGCGGGCCAGCTGGGAGATGGAGCGGTGATGTACCTTGGGGAGGTAGAATCGGGCACCCATGGGAGATGGGAGATTCAGGTGAAAGGTGCTGGAGTCACACCTTTCTCCAG AGATGGTGATGGCAGGAAGGTGCTTCGCTCCAGCATCAGGGAGTTCTTATGCAGCGAGGCCATGGCCGCCCTAGGGATACCTAGCACCCGTGCAGCCTCCcttgtgacctctgacctctgtgtcAGCAGGGATCCACTGAACAGTGGCCAGCGCATTGCTGAGCGCTGCTCAGTTGTCCTGCGTCTTGCCCCTTCCTTCATCAG GTTTGGATCTTTTGAGATATGTCTGGGCCGAGATGGATTCTCAGGCCTGCAGGGTCCCAGCGCAGGGCGGCATGACATTCGCGCTCAGCTGCTGGATTATGTAATCGAGACTTTCTTCCCTTCCATTCAACAGGGTCATAGCAACAGGAAAAACAGGAATATGACTTTTTTCAGAGAG GTGATGGTGCGAACTGCAAAACTAGTGGCCCAGTGGCAGTGTGTTGGGTTTTGCCATGGCGTACTAAACACAGACAACATGAGCATCCTGGGTCTGACTCTGGATTATGGCCCCTTTGGTTTCATGGACAG ATTTGATCCAGATTTTGTTTGCAACGCCTCAGACAAAAGAGGACGATACTCATACCAAGCCCAGCCGTCCATGTGTCGCTGGAACCTGGCTCGCCTGGCAGAGGCATTGGGCTCTGAGCTGGATGCAGCCAAGGCTGGAGCTATCTTGGATGAATTTATGCCTACGTATGAAACCTTCTACCTGTGTATCATGAGGAAGAAGCTTGGCCTTGTGAGGAAAGAAGAAGCAGAGGACAGAGAGCTCATCTCAGACTTGCTGCATCTCATGCACAATACTG gtgcAGATTACACCAACTCCTTTCACCTGCTGAGCCGTGTGCCCTGGCCTGAAGAGGGTGACATTGAAAGGGCCACAGTTGAGCCAGTTGTGGATCTCATCCTAGAGCAGTGTGCCTCTATTGAGGAGCTAAAGGTGGCTAATAAGCCAACTATGGAGGACCG TGAGTTGGCGATGATTTTGTCCATGGCACAAACCAACCCAGTCATGTTTGGCATTGTGGCAGACAGGCCAGGTGTGTCCAAGCAGCTGCAACTAATGTCTGGACTAAAGGAGCTGCTGGAGACGGATCAGGATGAGCTTAAGGAAAAGCAGCGTGATGACTGGATTCGCTGGGCTAGCCGATACag GAGGCGTTTAACCAGGGAATGTGATGGAACAAGTGACTTGTCCCTCATCATAAAGGAGAGACTCAATGTGATGAACAGCACCAACCCCCGTTTCGTCTTACGCAACTATATCGCCCAGAATGCAATTAAGGCTGCAGAAAAGGGAGACTTCTCTGAG GTCAACAGGGTCCTCAAAATTCTGGAGAAACCATATTCTGATGCATTTGGGTTGGAGCAATTAGATGGATCTAATGCATGTAGTGAAAAGgagcagaaagggaggggggTGAATATTGACTATGATAGGAAGCCTCCTGCCTGGGCACAAAAAATTTGCATCACTTGA
- the LOC134004627 gene encoding zinc finger protein 132-like: MDSGVFTTVSEGYPLPLASLRLLVPPFQLMTASMWQVLKKHDVMNYWEVAEFISLVNDMVPELLLYKHRTQLNLGLRARFILELCRREQPVEHDFILSHLDKIKSRHPSLVDIKESEEEEVVVDFLELIQTLLKDPEEREGFFSEVFPAEYGPQYDSDLQTLFWEFLCRLAQLLPVPDLKQTVSWLGAEGSVFEECVRSVSEPTHLRTLLQHHKHLGHLEQHVPPSSMGDSILSSLSAVPARRMANPKEDPNQSHPLQDLSDDTHTTISFVDDVAMEIITVTDYAEVELGASTDVEVVMGVNCFEGTDAVAEDSLVVLAEETTREVDVGEAGEETTQEKPVSGLINIVHAKVNKDDSADSQFQTSLGPHDCPDCEKKFKFASALTAHRVIHTGERPHRCNECGRCFSFRQSLDRHRNTHKTGRKYSCVVCGETFHSLMARTEHKQTHMEDGVYTCKQCRKKFNWELALARHLKTHTDNHTDANKTSGSHEQVKEVDALAESDRQARAADDCDRDPENAEVESSECPASEPGGTLNEVISLVKVRTSGRKRKPTMKIQVINLQKRMTTKRRKEINSASPPAALKPLPFNCAEHSYGSPMDSLKDGDESSVADGSSKAFSCPNCSFHHSEEAQVQQHIDKVHSVEVEDDKPSLQCLTEEEGRFSCPDCEKSFKFQSLLKAHQRIHTGEQPFLCSQCGRRFSFKQSLERHKQTHKSGRRYECLICGEFFKSLVAQREHKSTHMENGEYLCSECGREFAWKSALVRHLKTHSEDANKVERSHKCPRCDLGFSCVSYLNRHLQTHQEERMHICNCGKSFAYRAALTAHQRIHQKERPHRCAQCGKGFLYKGGLLSHMKIHSEEMPFMCSYCGKCFKRERNMKKHERCHTRENVFSCSQCDKSFVYKATLIRHELTHSGERPYLCSDCGKGFFSHAELLKHERFHTGHKPFQCPHCGKKFTQSCYLTIHLRYHTGVRPYSCAECDKSFLSANRLKRHQQTHTGEKPYICVECGKGFRQSYHLKMHQRTHIMKLT, from the exons ATGGACTCAGGTGTTTTTACGACCGTTTCCGAAG GCTACCCCTTACCTCTGGCGTCACTGCGCCTCCTGGTCCCACCTTTTCAGCTCATGACAGCTTCTATGTGGCAGGTGCTGAAGAAACACGACGTCATGAACTACTGGGAAGTGGCAGAATTCATCTCTTTAGTGAATGACATGGTCCCAGAGCTGCTGTTGTACAAGCACAGGACGCAACTTAACCTGGGGTTAAGAGCTAGG TTTATTCTTGAGTTGTGCCGAAGGGAACAGCCTGTGGAACACGACTTCATCTTGTCTCACCTGGACAAGATTAAATCCCGACATCCTTCCCTGGTAGAT ATAAAAGaatcagaggaggaggaagtagTGGTTGACTTTCTGGAGTTAATTCAGACCCTGCTCAAAGatcctgaagagagagaaggcTTTTTCTCA gAGGTCTTCCCTGCTGAGTATGGACCACAGTATGACAGTGATTTGCAGACGCTGTTTTGGGAGTTCCTCTGCCGACTGGCTCAGCTGTTGCCAGTCCCTGACCTCAAGCAG ACTGTCTCTTGGCTTGGAGCTGAAGGTTCTGTGTTTGAGGAATGTGTGCGTTCGGTCTCTGAACCTACACACCTGAGGACTTTGCTCCAGCACCACAAACACCTCGGCCATTTAGAGCAACATG TTCCGCCCTCGAGCATGGGCGACAgcatcctctcctccctctctgcagtTCCCGCCAGAAGAATGGCAAACCCGAAAGAAGATCCCAACCAATCACATCCCCTGCAAGACCTcagtgatgacacacacaccactatTTCTTTCGTGGATGACGTAGCGATGGAAATCATCACAGTGACGGATTACGCGGAGGTCGAACTAGGCGCGAGCACCGACGTAGAGGTGGTGATGGGAGTAAACTGCTTTGAAGGAACAGACGCGGTGGCTGAAGATTCACTAGTGGTGCTCGCAGAAGAGACGACCAGGGAGGTGGACGTAGGTGAAGCAGGGGAGGAAACAACACAAGAAAAGCCTGTCAGTGGTTTGATAAATATCGTCCATGCAAAAGTTAACAAGGACGACTCTGCAGACTCTCAGTTTCAGACCTCTTTGGGACCTCATGACTGCCCAGACTGTGAGAAGAAATTTAAGTTTGCTTCTGCGCTTACTGCACACAGGGTTATCCACACCGGCGAACGCCCCCACCGATGCAACGAGTGCGGCCGTTGCTTTTCTTTCAGGCAGTCCCTCGACagacacaggaacacacacaagACAGGACGGAAGTACAGTTGCGTGGTCTGCGGGGAGACCTTCCACTCTTTGATGGCCCGCACGGAGCACAAGCAAACGCACATGGAAGACGGTGTTTACACATGCAAGCAGTGCAGAAAAAAATTCAATTGGGAGCTCGCACTCGCAAGGCACCTGAAAACTCACACTGATAACCACACAGACGCAAACAAGACATCAGGGAGCCACGAGCAGGTAAAAGAGGTCGACGCCCTGGCCGAATCTGACCGCCAGGCTCGAGCAGCTGATGATTGTGATCGTGATCCAGAGAATGCAGAGGTAGAGAGCAGCGAGTGTCCCGCCTCAGAGCCTGGAGGCACACTCAATGAAGTCATTTCTCTAGTCAAAGTCCGCACGAGCGGGCGCAAACGCAAACCAACCATGAAGATCCAGGTGATAAATTTGCAGAAGCGCATGACCActaagagaaggaaggagatcAACAGTGCGAGTCCTCCAGCAGCACTGAAGCCTTTGCCTTTCAACTG tgcagAGCACTCCTATGGGTCACCCATGGACTCATTGAAGGACGGGGATGAAA GTTCTGTTGCAGATGGATCATCAAAGGCGTTCTCATGTCCTAATTGCTCCTTCCACCATTCAGAAGAAGCTCAGGTCCAGCAGCACATTGACAAAGTTCACTCTGTTGAGGTAGAGGATGACAAGCCGTCCCTTCAGTGTCTCACAGAAGAGGAGGGACGTTTTAGTTGTCCAGACTGTGAGAAGAGCTTCAAGTTCCAGTCCTTACTAAAAGCCCACCAGCGTATCCACACCGGCGAGCAGCCCTTCCTCTGTTCTCAGTGCGGACGGCGTTTCTCCTTCAAACAATCACTGGAGAGGCACAAGCAGACGCACAAGTCTGGACGCAGGTATGAGTGCTTGATCTGCGGGGAGTTCTTCAAGTCCCTGGTGGCACAGAGGGAGCACAAGAGCACCCACATGGAGAATGGCGAGTACCTGTGTTCTGAGTGTGGCCGGGAATTCGCCTGGAAGTCTGCACTGGTGAGACACCTGAAGACCCACAGCGAGGATGCCAACAAGGTGGAGCGTTCTCACAAATGCCCTCGCTGTGACCTGGGCTTCAGCTGTGTCAGCTACCTCAACAGGCACCTCCAAACTCATCAAGAAGAGCGAATGCACATCTGCAACTGCGGGAAGAGCTTCGCCTACCGGGCAGCTCTCACAGCACACCAACGCATCCACCAAAAAGAGCGGCCACACAGATGCGCGCAGTGCGGCAAGGGATTCCTCTACAAGGGCGGTTTGCTGAGCCACATGAAGATCCACTCAGAAGAAATGCCCTTCATGTGTTCCTACTGCGGCAAGTGTTTCAAGAGGGAACGCAACATGAAGAAGCACGAGCGCTGCCATACCAGGGAAAACGTGTTCAGCTGCTCGCAGTGCGACAAGAGTTTCGTCTATAAGGCGACTTTGATCCGACACGAGCTGACACATTCCGGCGAGAGGCCGTACCTGTGCTCCGACTGCGGGAAGGGTTTCTTTTCCCACGCAGAGCTTCTGAAGCACGAGCGTTTCCACACGGGCCACAAGCCCTTTCAGTGCCCCCACTGTGGCAAGAAATTCACACAGTCTTGCTACCTGACTATTCACCTGCGCTACCACACAGGAGTCCGACCGTACTCCTGCGCTGAGTGTGACAAGAGCTTCCTCAGTGCCAATCGGCTGAAAAGACA